The DNA region TCCACTTGTGGAATAAATATTGTATACATGAAAACATGTACTGTATTGagaatatgtactgtatatcaaAATATAAtgctaatactgtacagtaatccTATTCAAAATTTAGTTTTATAATTTAATTCCTGTATTGAATACAGTTCTGATGTGTTTTAGAGTTCTTACAAATTAAATTTTTAATTCTAATCTATAATGAAACATCAATCAAGGACAATTTGTAATAGATCATTTTTGATATACTGTAGTGGAGAGTTTCTTCAGGATCTAATGTAGCATTTCAGTGACTGAATCATCATGTGTAATAAGGGCGTTTCCTTGACTTGTCTCTCTCTCAACAGTTTGTTCAGAGTTATCCTTCATTCATCAGATAGGATACAACAGTGTAATGTGAAACCAAAAGATGAAAATGTGTTAATTTTTTATTTCTTGGCAGTTTAATTTGGGCATTGAGGACATTCACGAGATACAGCAAGAGACGAAAAGAGGGTTGGGAGGTCATCTACCGGATGTTGGGAAACCACTCGTGGTGGAGATTCTCCTTCGGACTCCAGAATCAGACAGCTTGGTCCTGGAACTCTGGACCCTTAGGATCTTGGATGCTTGTGACACGTCACCTGCCAGGATAAATCCAACGATATACAATCGAATGACGGTAGGAATTGAATATTTGTGTAGATAATTATTTTCCTTCAGATCAGATGACTTGGTAATTGAACTGTATTAATAACAGAAATGAAGTACATTGCACTAACAATGTAGTGCTTCCTTTACAGCCTCAAGTCTTGCATAATGTAAGTTAGTACTGAACAGTATTGTAGTTAGTAGTAAGAGAGGATATGATGTAATTTTATGGTATTTAAAGTTCCTCTTTTAGCCTAAGGATAGTAAATAGACCAAGAATGTTCCATCTCCTAGAGTTAAactctgtggtggtgttgtaccacAAAGCCCTATGCCCTCCAGTTGGATTGTACTTGTTGgagaatcaaactacagtattagaaagACTATTTGTTAAGGCTGTCAGactttatattaataaatattaattacagaatttattatataataccattacaatgatattgtcaCTTAAAAGTTATTCAAACATTTATAAATTGATTTATTTTATTAAGATCTCTACTAATTATGACATATAACTgctatactcaaatttggtaatttcAACATTGTCCAGCTGATATCTAGCAACACTTCAGTATTATTAATTCTTTGGCTCAGAACCCTCCATTTGTcatcattaaactgcatctgagtCTTTGTTCATTTTAAGAGCCTATACAGTATAAGATGTCATGAAAGAATTTTGATATTGTCTTTTGAATTTAGTTACTGCCCTATTATAGTTTGTTGCAGTCATAGAGAATATTTGGCAGCTTCTACCATTTGACAGGTGCTACTCAAGTCTCTGCTGGCTGTGACGCGCATCACTCCCGCATACAAACTGGCCTTCAGACAGGGGCCTGATTCATTCATCATCTGTTACCGTGTTTATCTCGGCGACCCCAACTATGACTGTCTCGGTGAGTATCCCTGCATACACTACTGATTAGGATATGCTAACATACAAAAAGTTCAGAAATAACTGATTCTATTTAAATCATTGACAGTCTTTATTATACAGTAGTAGgttttgttttatttaaatagaTATTGTATGGGCAAAATCAACAATTAACCTTTTCTGCTGCTCTTGTTTTAAAGCAGACACCTGATGGAATTACTTAAATAACAAATACAATTGTAGGCTATGAATAGCGTCAGTAAAAAAATATGGACATATTGTAACGCTCCAAAATGTAGTTATCATCACTTGTTGATTCCCATGGCCATTACAATTATCATCATACATTATGTTGCACAGTCAACAGGTTACTTGGAGGGTCAGCAGGTTGCTTGCAGAGTCAGCAGGTTGCTTGCAGAATCAGCAGGTTGCTTGCAGGGTCAGTGGGTTTCTTGTAGAGTCAGCAGGTTGCTTGCAGGGTCAGCAGGTTGCTTGTAAAGTCAGCAGGGTGCTTGCAGGGTCAGCAGGTTGCTTGCAGAGTCAGCACATTGCTTGCAGGGTCAGCAGGTTGCTTGCAGGATCAGCAGGTTGCTTGCAGGATCAGCAGGTTGCTTGCAGGGTCAGCAGGTTGCTTGCAAGGTCAGCAGGTTGCTTGCATGGTCAGCAGGTTGCTTGCATGATCAGCAGGTTGCTTGCAGGGTCAGCTGGTTGTTTGCATGGTCAGCAGGTTGCTTGCATGGTCAGCAGTTTGCTTGCAGGGTCAGCAGGTTGCTTGCAGAGTCAACAGGTTGCTTGCAGAGTTAGCAGGTTGGTTGCAGAGTCAGCAGGCTGCTTGCAGGGTCAGCAGGTTGCTTGCATGATCAGCAGGTTGCCTGCAGGGTCAGCAGGTTGCTTGCAGAGTCAACAGGTTGCTTGCAGAGTCAGCAGGTTGCTTGCAGAGTCAGCAGGTTGCTTGGAGAGCCAGTAGGTTGCTTGCAGGATTAGCAGGTGCTTGCAGGGTCAGCAGATTGCTTGCAGGGTCAGTAAGTTGCTTGCAGAGTCAGCAGGTTGCTTGCAGATTCAGAGGGTTGCTTGCAGAGTCAGCAGGTTGCTTGCAGAGTCAGCAGGTTGCTTGCAAGGTCAACAGGTTGCATGCAGAGTCAGCAGGTTGCTTGCAAGGTCAACAGGTTGCATGCAGAGTCAGCAGGTTGTGTGCAGGGTCAACAGGTTGCTTGCAGAGTCAGCAGGTTGCTTACAGAGTCAGCAGGTTGCTTGCAGAGTAAGCAGGTTGCTTGCAAAGTCAGCAGGTTGCTTGCAGGGTCAGCAGGTTGCTTGTAAAGTCAGCAGGGTGCTTGCAGGATCAGCAGGTTGGTTGCAGAGTCAGCACATTGCTTGCAGAGCCAGCAGGTTGCTTGCAGGGCCAGCAGGTTGCTTGCAGGGTCAGCAGGTGGCTTGTAGAGTAAGCAGGTTGCTTGGAAAGTCAGCAGGTTGCTTGCAGGGTCAGCAGGTTGCTTGTAAAGTCAGCAGGTTGCTTGCAGGGTCAGCAGGTTGCTTGCAGAGTAAGCAGGTTGCTTGCAAAGTCAGCAGGTTGCTTGCAGGGTCAGCAGGTTGCTTGTAAAGTCAGCAGGGTGCTTGCAGGATCAGCAGGTTGGTTGCAGAGTCAGCACATTGCTTTCAGGGTTAGCAGGTTGCTTGCCGGGTCAGCAGGTTGCTTGCACAGTCAGCACATTGCTTGTAGTGTCAGCTGGTTTCTTGCAGAGTCAGCAGGTTGCTTGCAGAGTCAGCAGGTTGCTTGCAGAGTCAGCAGGTTACTTGCAGAGTCAGCAGGTTGCTTGGAGAGCCAGTAGGTTGCTTGCAGGATTAGCAGGTTGCTTGCAGGGTCAGCAGGTTGCTTGCAGGGTCAGCAAGTTGCTTGCAGAGTCAGCAGGTTGCTTGCAGATTCAGAGGGTTGCTTGCAGAGTCAGCAGGTTGCTTGCAGAGTCAGCAGGTTGCTTGCAGAGTCAGCAGGTTACTTGCAGAGTCAGTAGGTTGCTTGCAGGGTCAGCAGGTTGTTTGCCGGGTCAGCAGGTTGCTTGCAGAGTCAGCACATTGCTTGCAGAGTCAGTAGGTTGCTTGCAGAGTCAGCAGGTTGCTTGCAGGGTCAGCAGGTTGCTTGTAGAGTCAGCATGTTGCTTGCAGAGTCAGTAGGTTGCTTGCAGAGTAAGCAGGTTTCTTGCATAGTCAGAAGGTTACTTGCAGAGTCAGCAGGTTGCTTGCAGAGTCAGCAGGTTGCTTGCAGAGTCAGCAGGTTGCTTGCAGAGTAAGCAGGTTGCTTGCAGAGTCAGCAGGTTGCTTGCAGAGTCAGCAGGTTGCTTGCAGAGTCAGCAGGTTGCTTGCAGAGTCAGAAGGTTACTTGCAGAGTCAGCAGGTTGCTTGCAGAGTCAGAAGGTTACTTGCAGAGTCAGCAGGTTGCTTGCAGAGTCAGAAGGTTACTTGCAGAGTCAGCAGGTTGCTTGCAGAGTCAGCAGGTTGCTTGCAGTCAGAAGGTTACTTGCAGGGTCAGTGGGTTGTTTGCAGAGTCAGCAGGTTCCTTGAAAAGTCAGCAGGTTGCTTGCAGGATCAGCAGGTTGCTTGCATGGTCAGCAGGTTGCTTGCAGGGTCAGCAGGTTACTTGCAGAGTCAACAGGTTGCTTGCAAGGTCAGCAGTTTGCTTGCAGGGTCAGCAGGTTGCTTGCAGAGTCAACAGGTTGCTTGCAGAGTTAGCAGGTTGGTTGCAGAGTCAGCAGGCTGCTTGCAGGGTCAGCAGGTTGCTTGCATGATCAGCAGGTTGCCTGCAGGGTCAGCAGGTTGCTTGCAGAGTCAACAGGTTGCTTGCAGAGTCAGCAGGCTGCTTGCAGAGTCAGCAGGTTGCTTGGAGAGCCAGTAGGTTGCTTGCAGGATTAGCAGGTGCTTGCAGGGTCAGCAGATTGCTTGCAGGGTCAGTAAGTTGCTTGCAGAGTCAGCAGGTTGCTTGCAGATTCAGAGGGTTGCTTGCAGAGTCAGCAGGTTGCTTGCAGAGTCAGCAGGTTGCTTGCAAGGTCAACAGGTTGCATGCAGAGTCAGCAGGTTGCTTGCAAGGTCAACAGGTTGCATGCAGAGTCAGCAGGTTGTGTGCAGGGTCAACAGGTTGCTTGCAGAGTCAGCAGGTTGCTTACAGAGTCAGCAGGTTGCTTGCAGAGTAAGCAGGTTGCTTGCAAAGTCAGCAGGTTGCTTGTAAAGTCAGCAGGGTGCTTGCAGGATCAGCAGGTTGGTTGCAGAGTCAGCACATTGCTTGCAGAGCCAGCAGGTTGCTTGCAGGGCCAGCAGGTTGCTTGCAGGGTCAGCAGGTGGCTTGTAGAGTAAGCAGGTTGCTTGGAAAGTCAGCAGGTTGCTTGCAGGGTCAGCAGGTTGCTTGTAAAGTCAGCAGGTTGCTTGCAGGGTCAGCAGGTTGCTTGCAGAGTAAGCAGGTTGCTTGCAAAGTCAGCAGGTTGCTTGCAGGGTCAGCAGGTTGCTTGTAAAGTCAGCAGGGTGCTTGCAGGATCAGCAGGTTGGTTGCAGAGTCAGCACATTGCTTGCAGGGTTAGCAGGTTGCTTGCCGGGTCAGCAGGTTGCTTGCACAGTCAGCACATTGCTTGTAGTGTCAGCTGGTTTCTTGCAGAGTCAGCAGGTTGCTTGCAGAGTCAGCAGGTTGCTTGCAGAGTCAGCAGGTTACTTGCAGAGTCAGCAGGTTGCTTGGAGAGCCAGTAGGTTGCTTGCAGGATTAGCAGGTTGCTTGCAGGGTCAGCAGGTTGCTTGCAGGGTCAGCAAGTTGCTTGCAGAGTCAGCAGGTTGCTTGCAGATTCAGAGGGTTGCTTGCAGAGTCAGCAGGTTGCTTGCAGAGTCAGCAGGTTGCTTGCAGAGTCAGAAGGTTACTTGCAGAGTCAGTAGGTTGCTTGCAGGGTCAGCAGGTTGTTTGCCGGGTCAGCAGGTTGCTTGCAGAGTCAGCACATTGCTTGCAGAGTCAGTAGGTTGCTTGCAGAGTCAGCAGGTTGCTTGCAGGGTCAGCAGGTTGCTTGTAGAGTCAGCATGTTGCTTGCAGAGTCAGTAGGTTGCTTGCAGAGTAAGCAGGTTTCTTGCATAGTCAGAAGGTTACTTGCAGAGTCAGCAGGTTGCTTGCAGAGTCAGCAGGTTGCTTGCAGAGTCAGCAGGTTGCTTGCAGAGTAAGCAGGTTGCTTGCAGAGTCAGCAGGTTGCTTGCAGAGTCAGCAGGTTGCTTGCAGAGTCAGCAGGTTGCTTGCAGAGTCAGAAGGTTACTTGCAGAGTCAGCAGGTTGCTTGCAGAGTCAGAAGGTTACTTGCAGAGTCAGCAGGTTGCTTGCAGAGTCAGAAGGTTACTTGCAGAGTCAGCAGGTTGCTTGCAGAGTCAGCAGGTTGCTTGCAGTCAGAAGGTTACTTGCAGGGTCAGTGGGTTGTTTGCAGAGTCAGCAGGTTCCTTGAAAAGTCAGCAGGTTGCTTGCAGGATCAGCAGGTTGCTTGCATGGTCAGCAGGTTGCTTGCAGGGTCAGCAGGTTACTTGCAGAGTCAACAGGTTGCTTGCAAGGTCAGCAGGTTGCTTGCATGGTCAGCAGGTTGCTTGGATGGTCAGCAGGTTGCTTGCAAGGTCAGCAGGTTGCTTGCAGGGTCAGCAGGTTGCTTGCAGAGTCAACAGGTTGCTTGCAAGGTCAGCAGGTTGCTTGCATGGTCAGCAGGTTGCTTGCATGGTCAGCAGGTTGCTTGCAGGGTCAGCAGGTTGCTTGCATGGTCAGCAGGTTGCTTGCATGGTCAGCAGGTTGCTTGCAGGGTCAGCAGGTTGCTTGCAGAGTCAACAGGTTGCTTGCAGAGTCAGCAGGTTGGTTGCAGAGTCTTGCAGGGTCCGTTCTGTAAGCTTTCTCGTGCATTTTTCCACCAacagcctgctcatgcgctgcatgagccatcctggtctttggaccgggtgctctcttttctctcgtcTCGGTTTCTTCTAGCCCCTTCGGTCCAAGATTGTTTATTAGAatgctttgtttttgttggctttggcctctgggggttgggtcgttgaacttcatgctctcctccgacatgggtttctgctctttcaggcCTGGTGGCTGTTTTATTTATTTGCAGCTGTGTCCTCCTTTTCTGGCACAGAATGAAACAGCTGGCTTCCCGGAGGAGTCCGTGGGTTATCGAtggttggttggtcaggccgggggtacaTTATGTGTTGTGTCTGGTGGGGGTACCGGTACTTCTGTGGATGTGCTTTGGGTGGACCCTGTTTCccttgttccctgttccagggctcgggtctgctctcaggttgtccgcagaGTTATTAAGtcgagccagcctgcagtctaccctcgtgcccatgatgttcgaAAGTTTGCAGCTCTCGCTGCagtctttggtaacatgtcttgggttgacatttggGCACGGGGGTTTTGGTGTTCGGACAGGGTCCTGACCACCTGTTATTTGGTTAATGTTCCGGGTCCTCAGTGACCCTGTATGGCTTTGGGGCACCTGTCGCAGCCAGCTGTCTCGTCTCCGTCCTGAGGGACGTGGTGTGATTGCTTCCCATGGGTAAGTCCCTGTTTTACTTATATGTGGGTAccaagcttcagggagccaatggggctcccAACAGAAaactagtgttgaatgtaataaaacgtcATTTTCCGGGTGAGCCCCGGAAGCtccctgacacacaccctcccttcGGTCGGTGGTTTTTCCTTTCGTTTGCTCCGTCTCCGAACTGGGGGTGAGCAGGGCCTCCCCCTCTCCCCGCCTCGAAaatagtgtttcattacatttaacgctagGTTTTTACAGGACTGACATTGACCGAACCACTTTGGAACTGGACAGTAGAACACTGGTCTCACTTCTTTTAAGTTGGAGTTCATTCCATGACTGTGCAAGTAGTTGAGCACTGTTCCTTTCCTCAGTCCTATCCCAAGTCTTTATCCTCATATTCCTTCCAAGTTCTATATAGTCATAAAAGTTGAGCACTCTGATAATAACTTTAGCACTCTCTGATAATAACCTTGGATCAGTATCATTCTACAGGACAGGTTGAACCAGTGTCAGCTGAATGCAAGAGATTAGGAAATCGACACAATCTTTTTTTATCATTGTTTATTAATTTTCTCAGGGGAGAACCAGGTCCAGGCACGTCTTGGTCAGGTGACGACTCCAGAGTCAACGCTGCTCCTGTGTGTGAGTTATAGAACTCAGATCACCCTTGCACCACCCAATCGCAGTCCAGCGCATGATACTATTATGCTCAAAAGCGATCACTTCAAGCCGGAAGTCTCGCCACGCCACTGCCGCCGCGGTGCTGacaggtgggtagtgttggttgTGTATAAGGTAATGTGTGGTGCTGACAGGTGGGTGATGATAATATACAGGGCAGGGTGTGATACTGACAGGTAAGTGATGGTGGTCAGGTACAGGGCAGTGTATGGTGCTGACAGGTGGGGTCAGCACCATACACCATACTTACCACTTCATGGTAAGCCTGTTTTATCCATTCCCTCAGAAAAGTCTTTCTTGGCTATGTATAGTTTCCATGGCTTCTTTTGAAAAGAGGTTTTGCAGTCTAGGtcagaggtggttgtggtggctaaACCCGAGACTCATATGTGCTGCAGAGGAAATGAGAGCAGTGAGGCCACGCAGGCGTCGGATGACAGCCAGGATGCTGCCCGTCTCTTTACTGCATCTCCTCTTGATCAACCGTCCACACCTCGTTCCAGAACTAGCAGGTACTTAGTTTTGTTTTGCTTCATACATTGTTCCAGAGCAGGCAGTCCAGGTAACGGAGTGCCATATTATTGCAGATATTTCCTGAGCCAGTAGTTGTAGGTTTCCAAGTATCATTCTGTTAAAAACAGTTGTTCCTTTAAGTACTGTATCATAATGTTGTAGAACCTGCAATTATAGGTCCAAAACTACTGTAGAATGATTACAAATTATTCTAGAATCAGCATCTAATAAGGAATTCACATGTTTTGTTAACAGCTACTTGTGTTTAAACAAATTGTTGCCATTCTATCCCATTTGTGTTCACATTACATCATCATTGTTTACACGAATGATTACATTGTTTACAATATAATGTTTACATTGCATTACATTATCATCATTTCCCTCACATAATTTGAGAGGCctgcataattattgtattccatcTTTCTTCTGTCTTACATCACTTAAACCCTCAAGAAGTAGATATAATGGCATTGGAGATTTGCAGTCAGAACAATACCCTAACAATCATCACTGTATACAGTCCACCAGCAAGTTATATATGGTCTAAGCAGGAGCTTGATGACAAAAAGAGAGGGCCTTATAATGATCGTAAGAGAAATCATTGtaaaagcagataaagataaatcacgattgTTGATACTTGGTGACTTCAATTTAAAATTGATAAACTGGGAAGCCTATGAAGCAAAAACAAATTATATTTAGACTGGCCAATGCGCAAACCTATTCCTGGAATCCTTCATGTATCAATATGTAAAACAGCTCACACGAATGAGAGATGATGCTCCATCATTGCTGGATTTGGTATATaccaggaaagaagaggagatatttgacattcagtaccttctttcttttggtaaaagtgaccatgttctgttggaaattaaatatgctttgcgatataatctagaagagaatgaCAAAAGTGAAatagttgataaacttgattttaaGATAGGACACCATGGGGAACTTAGCAAAttctttaataaatttaattggaaagacttgttgctaggcaaggaaattaatgagatgtatgccaaattctgTGAACTACATGTATATGATGAAGGTACACAAAAATATACCTGTACCAAGAGATACagaaccagaaaacaggattggttcaatagaaattgtgaaagggccagagaggaaaagacaagaaaatgggtacattataggaagaggcctaaccctcaaacataccagcactacaaacaaacaagaaacaaatatacagcagtgaggagagaggcagataggaactttgagaaaggggtagcggacaaatgtaaaacagatccaggtCTTTTatgtaaattcattaaaagcaagctgcatgtaaaggataacaTACAGATATTGAGAATGGGGAACAGGTGcatctgtttatccatccatccatctattcatctatatatccatttatccatctgtgtctatccatccatccatccatctatccatttatcaatccatctactcatctatccatctatttatcccaatccatcctcctgtttagatagtgttTTTTGTAATTCTGTGAACCATCATGCATAATAGACATAATGGACTGTTAGagtgtagaatttggtactattcacttgtaCATGATTTTTATTCCcccaaaaaataaaaatgaagctaaaactaaatgtaattattgctaggcctagtatagtacatatatgtactatatttggcCTCAGGTGGCATGTATTAGCCCTaggaaggataggttaggttttttGCAACATCAGTACAAACACTTTTCCAGTTTGTCAAATTCAATAGCatcaatttctactttctaactgCCTTCTACATCAATATATGTGCGATGgtcctcatcattactataagtTCTTACTAAATAGAAGGATGGGCTGTTCCATCCATCTACCCATCTTCACACTCTCACATTTGTTAATTTTCTCAATATTAATGAATAATGATGTATACAGTACTATTACTATAAGAAAAACTTTTCTTTAAatgtttgttttcaaaatattttcctATGTAGCTGGCAGTCAGAGCAAAAAATtgtggttggggtggggggggggggggttctgaatGTGACCCCGGTACGCTGTTCCCTTTGAAGTTCTGGCAGTcccaaccagcctatgttcatcctgtaccccagaccattccctctgtctATTTGGGTGAGCCTAGCTCCAAACATCTGGCCTGCAACTTTGGGCAGATATTCTCTCTTATAGGTATAGTTATACAgtatattgtaatatatattacaggggtacctcagtttaagagtttaatccgttccaggAGACAGCTCGTAATCCAAAAACTCataaaccgaagctaatttccctataagaaataatgggaaatgaattaatccgttcctgactacccaaaaacctgacttcaaactaaattttaaacCTAATTCGtctaaatctacactacaaaagtatgttcaagttattacttaccctttctgatgactgctgttggtgtatggaagatggtgaggaggagggaggaggagaggtgttactgtttggaaggggagtccccttccattataacatcaggcagtgaggacttcactggtgtgcactctctggcatgttttgcctgcatgccATTAGTACCTGctcgtggctcactgcttgcttgtcttactaagaatctgtctaaagacacttgtttttcgctacattttaacacttgtctgtagtaagacatcacattgtcatttaaaaggtcaatgcaacggcctgctacagctttatctgggcgagttttttcaacaaaactttgcagttcttcccatacttcacacattttcttaatgaagaagggacatcctctactgcctgtactcacaactattttcttaggttgaaccttaccattggctttcttgggacccatggcgagatatatataataacaacttttatgctcaaatggccaaaaatctggcaaaaaaactgtaaatccttgtcaaaaattcaggcaggatagtcactgggcacgaggtactggtaaactgaggcgcgatcgctgtGCCACCACACgctagtcggcctgtacgcgtatcaacaccctcgtcTTCCGAGGCAACGCTCGTATTCCGATGTAAATTTtctgagcaaatcctgctcgtattccgaataactcgtatacagggacactcgtattccgaggtaccattGTATTTCTAAAAATTCAGAATGGGAAAGTGCAGCAAAATGCAGAAATGGCAAATGTTTGTCACATGTCTAAGCTACAGTATTTACAGATTGCCTTGTTTTGACAGAAGTTGTAGGTCCAGAAAGCTGTGTGCATTTTTGGGCTGAGTATGTAACCTCATAAAATTTTACATTTTGTGTACATTTTCTTTGAAATAATCTTACATGAACAGAATAATTAATCTTTGGTGGTATTGGATATGAAGGAATACTTCTAAATTTATTATATTCATGCATGTACATTTCCTGGTGTGTAAACTTATGTAGTATGTAAAACTGAAACTTGAGTGGCACTGGGCATGGAAGATTACTTTTTGCATAAATACATTACAGTGACAGCAGCTGCCGAGGGtacatgcagcagcagcagcagcagccgccacCAGAGCGGAAAGTGTCAGTAGCCTTTGTTGATGCCAAGCCACCAAAGCCGGATGACTTTTTCCTGCCGGATATACCATTTTTTAACCTTCTTACCTCCACCATTGAAGTGCAGCATGAGAAGAAGGTAGAGAAGTTTGATGGGGCAGCTAATATACAGTCAAATGCAGCTCAGGAAAAGAATGCTCAGGTGAGGATGCTGTTTCCTCATTTAATATCACAAGATACAGTATttcaaagtacagtactgtactgtatcatAAAAGTAAGGTCATGCCCTTTTATTAAACGCTTATGCTAAAAATTTAGTTTTTcattataataatgatttttctgTGG from Procambarus clarkii isolate CNS0578487 chromosome 31, FALCON_Pclarkii_2.0, whole genome shotgun sequence includes:
- the Atg13 gene encoding autophagy-related protein 13 isoform X3 codes for the protein MIFCRCKRVNKYLESPSGYEAYHVATNMSGRHLSSEDRRELARLTKILTQKIVQVVVQSRLGEKALTKSKAPAQGSEWVCFNLGIEDIHEIQQETKRGLGGHLPDVGKPLVVEILLRTPESDSLVLELWTLRILDACDTSPARINPTIYNRMTVLLKSLLAVTRITPAYKLAFRQGPDSFIICYRVYLGDPNYDCLGENQVQARLGQVTTPESTLLLCVSYRTQITLAPPNRSPAHDTIMLKSDHFKPEVSPRHCRRGADRGNESSEATQASDDSQDAARLFTASPLDQPSTPRSRTSSDSSCRGYMQQQQQQPPPERKVSVAFVDAKPPKPDDFFLPDIPFFNLLTSTIEVQHEKKVEKFDGAANIQSNAAQEKNAQERVGPVSGATTGTTQHEGGEKAIMTTSDGSHKSNTSAHLKEEADFVMVELKTPFVGTYDTGNDLGAFYRECQSAPPLRMFADTPEDEISGLTEQLLTFEANMDEYDELVKSLHSENSPNSPD
- the Atg13 gene encoding autophagy-related protein 13 isoform X4, whose amino-acid sequence is MIFCRCKRVNKYLESPSGYEAYHVATNMSGRHLSSEDRRELARLTKILTQKIVQVVVQSRLGEKALTKSKAPAQGSEWFNLGIEDIHEIQQETKRGLGGHLPDVGKPLVVEILLRTPESDSLVLELWTLRILDACDTSPARINPTIYNRMTVLLKSLLAVTRITPAYKLAFRQGPDSFIICYRVYLGDPNYDCLGENQVQARLGQVTTPESTLLLCVSYRTQITLAPPNRSPAHDTIMLKSDHFKPEVSPRHCRRGADRGNESSEATQASDDSQDAARLFTASPLDQPSTPRSRTSSDSSCRGYMQQQQQQPPPERKVSVAFVDAKPPKPDDFFLPDIPFFNLLTSTIEVQHEKKVEKFDGAANIQSNAAQEKNAQERVGPVSGATTGTTQHEGGEKAIMTTSDGSHKSNTSAHLKEEADFVMVELKTPFVGTYDTGNDLGAFYRECQSAPPLRMFADTPEDEISGLTEQLLTFEANMDEYDELVKSLHSENSPNSPD
- the Atg13 gene encoding autophagy-related protein 13 isoform X1; this translates as MIFCRCKRVNKYLESPSGYEAYHVATNMSGRHLSSEDRRELARLTKILTQKIVQVVVQSRLGEKALTKSKAPAQGSEWVCFNLGIEDIHEIQQETKRGLGGHLPDVGKPLVVEILLRTPESDSLVLELWTLRILDACDTSPARINPTIYNRMTVLLKSLLAVTRITPAYKLAFRQGPDSFIICYRVYLGDPNYDCLGENQVQARLGQVTTPESTLLLCVSYRTQITLAPPNRSPAHDTIMLKSDHFKPEVSPRHCRRGADRSEVVVVAKPETHMCCRGNESSEATQASDDSQDAARLFTASPLDQPSTPRSRTSSDSSCRGYMQQQQQQPPPERKVSVAFVDAKPPKPDDFFLPDIPFFNLLTSTIEVQHEKKVEKFDGAANIQSNAAQEKNAQERVGPVSGATTGTTQHEGGEKAIMTTSDGSHKSNTSAHLKEEADFVMVELKTPFVGTYDTGNDLGAFYRECQSAPPLRMFADTPEDEISGLTEQLLTFEANMDEYDELVKSLHSENSPNSPD
- the Atg13 gene encoding autophagy-related protein 13 isoform X6 codes for the protein MCLLEEFNLGIEDIHEIQQETKRGLGGHLPDVGKPLVVEILLRTPESDSLVLELWTLRILDACDTSPARINPTIYNRMTVLLKSLLAVTRITPAYKLAFRQGPDSFIICYRVYLGDPNYDCLGENQVQARLGQVTTPESTLLLCVSYRTQITLAPPNRSPAHDTIMLKSDHFKPEVSPRHCRRGADRSEVVVVAKPETHMCCRGNESSEATQASDDSQDAARLFTASPLDQPSTPRSRTSSDSSCRGYMQQQQQQPPPERKVSVAFVDAKPPKPDDFFLPDIPFFNLLTSTIEVQHEKKVEKFDGAANIQSNAAQEKNAQERVGPVSGATTGTTQHEGGEKAIMTTSDGSHKSNTSAHLKEEADFVMVELKTPFVGTYDTGNDLGAFYRECQSAPPLRMFADTPEDEISGLTEQLLTFEANMDEYDELVKSLHSENSPNSPD
- the Atg13 gene encoding autophagy-related protein 13 homolog isoform X5, with translation MIFCRCKRVNKYLESPSGYEAYHVATNMSGRHLSSEDRRELARLTKILTQKIVQVVVQSRLGEKALTKSKAPAQGSEWVCFNLGIEDIHEIQQETKRGLGGHLPDVGKPLVVEILLRTPESDSLVLELWTLRILDACDTSPARINPTIYNRMTVLLKSLLAVTRITPAYKLAFRQGPDSFIICYRVYLGDPNYDCLGENQVQARLGQVTTPESTLLLCVSYRTQITLAPPNRSPAHDTIMLKSDHFKPEVSPRHCRRGADSDSSCRGYMQQQQQQPPPERKVSVAFVDAKPPKPDDFFLPDIPFFNLLTSTIEVQHEKKVEKFDGAANIQSNAAQEKNAQERVGPVSGATTGTTQHEGGEKAIMTTSDGSHKSNTSAHLKEEADFVMVELKTPFVGTYDTGNDLGAFYRECQSAPPLRMFADTPEDEISGLTEQLLTFEANMDEYDELVKSLHSENSPNSPD
- the Atg13 gene encoding autophagy-related protein 13 isoform X2; the encoded protein is MIFCRCKRVNKYLESPSGYEAYHVATNMSGRHLSSEDRRELARLTKILTQKIVQVVVQSRLGEKALTKSKAPAQGSEWFNLGIEDIHEIQQETKRGLGGHLPDVGKPLVVEILLRTPESDSLVLELWTLRILDACDTSPARINPTIYNRMTVLLKSLLAVTRITPAYKLAFRQGPDSFIICYRVYLGDPNYDCLGENQVQARLGQVTTPESTLLLCVSYRTQITLAPPNRSPAHDTIMLKSDHFKPEVSPRHCRRGADRSEVVVVAKPETHMCCRGNESSEATQASDDSQDAARLFTASPLDQPSTPRSRTSSDSSCRGYMQQQQQQPPPERKVSVAFVDAKPPKPDDFFLPDIPFFNLLTSTIEVQHEKKVEKFDGAANIQSNAAQEKNAQERVGPVSGATTGTTQHEGGEKAIMTTSDGSHKSNTSAHLKEEADFVMVELKTPFVGTYDTGNDLGAFYRECQSAPPLRMFADTPEDEISGLTEQLLTFEANMDEYDELVKSLHSENSPNSPD